In Eubalaena glacialis isolate mEubGla1 chromosome 2, mEubGla1.1.hap2.+ XY, whole genome shotgun sequence, a single genomic region encodes these proteins:
- the RNASE11 gene encoding LOW QUALITY PROTEIN: probable ribonuclease 11 (The sequence of the model RefSeq protein was modified relative to this genomic sequence to represent the inferred CDS: inserted 1 base in 1 codon; deleted 2 bases in 1 codon; substituted 1 base at 1 genomic stop codon), with protein METSSLLLLGLGLVFAGALESIMEIIKEEFLEEVMQYYMAKSDQEKQTIEVLIHLTLLYKNTSLSMSKDIMSSSXLTFRRLHYSFPSKSSPGNXKKYCNDMTVWRKISEANEPFKLSNNFIHASMEVVGGVPKAPSCKCGQNPGISCSESPELGTTTCQFTMGKQFPSYQYHSVTSLEKILVVMTSHSLMSWLVSGSNL; from the exons ATGGAGACATCCTCCCTGCTGCTACTTGGCTTGGGTTTGGTTTTTGCAGGAGCTTTGGAAAGCATAATGGAGATAATTAAAGAAGAATTTTTAGAGGAAGTGATGCAATATTACATGGCAAAAAGTGACCAGGAAAAACAGACCATTGAGGTATTAATACATTTGACTCTGTTATATAAAAATACCAGCCTCAGCATGTCCAAAGATATTATGTCTTCCTCATAATTGACATTCAGAAGATTACATTACAGCTTCCCCTCCAAAAGCAGTCCAGGTA AAAAAAAGTACTGCAATGACATGACAGTCTGGAGAAAAATTTCAGAAGCTAATGAGCCATTCAAGTTGAGCAATAACTTCATCCATGCCTCCATGGAAGTTGTCGGCGGGGTCCCCAAGGCCCCCAGCTGCAAGTGTGGACAGAATCCTGGCATAAGCTGCTCTGAGAGCCCAGAACTGGGGACCACTACATGCCAGTTCACTATGGGCAAACAATTCCCCAGTTACCAATACCACAGTGTTACCTCGTTA GAAAAAATTTTGGTGGTGATGACAAGTCATTCTCTGATGAGCTGGTTAGTTAGTGGCTCTAACTTGTAA
- the RNASE12 gene encoding probable inactive ribonuclease-like protein 12: protein MVLMVILFLLLLFWENELDEEVMAATLDQLHVDYPQSDVPVRYCNHMIIQRLIKEPNNTCKKEHVFVHERPRNINSVCNSLRKVACQNHSTFLCFQSETKFKMTVCKLIEGTRYPACNYHISPTEGFIVVTCDDMVPVNIQRYDE from the coding sequence ATGGTACTAATGGTGATACTTTTCCTGCTGCTTCTATTCTGGGAAAATGAGCTGGATGAGGAAGTAATGGCGGCAACCTTAGACCAGTTGCATGTGGACTACCCTCAGAGTGACGTTCCTGTAAGGTACTGCAACCACATGATCATACAAAGACTCATCAAGGAACCCAACAACACCTGCAAAAAGGAGCATGTCTTTGTCCATGAGAGGCCTCGAAATATCAACAGTGTTTGCAACTCTCTCAGGAAGGTGGCTTGCCAAAACCATTCCACCTTTCTCTGCTTCCAGAGTGAGACCAAGTTCAAAATGACAGTCTGCAAGCTCATTGAAGGCACCAGATATCCTGCCTGCAACTACCACATTTCCCCCACAGAGGGGTTTATTGTCGTCACTTGTGATGACATGGTGCCAGTTAATATCCAGAGATATGATGAATAA